One Epinephelus fuscoguttatus linkage group LG10, E.fuscoguttatus.final_Chr_v1 genomic window carries:
- the r3hdm4 gene encoding R3H domain-containing protein 4: MVVLTNNNEEQDYILIEERKCTSLPNSPAKRVSPTKKKQFFINQAIRNSDLTPRAKGKKSLRRQENSRFLANLLERDECSKDDLEVCSNPAIPSIFTEACANGNYVEPWNDFMNCSGEEQERLLSLLEQEEAKKKNTNRPLKDERNVNPAFTPQDCFQRIDRRLRATLKRKQIPMGTLEVLEENLLSFFMAQPRSVYTTNLASSFERLLLHAVCQYMDLVSASTDYNGSRQTEVVNKQEEFLPPILLLSAHLEQMS; encoded by the exons ATGGTCGTTTTGACAAATAACAATGAAGAACAGGATTATAT CCTGATAGAGGAGCGTAAATGCACCTCCCTGCCCAACTCTCCAGCCAAGCGAGTGTCTCCCACCAAAAAGAAGCAGTTCTTCATCAACCAAGCTATCCGCAACTCTGACCTCACACCTCGAGCCAAAGGCAAGAAGAGCCTCCGCCGGCAGGAGAACT CACGCTTTCTCGCCAATCTTCTTGAGAGGGATGAGTGCTCCAAAGATGATCTGGAAGTTTGCAGTAACCCGGCGATTCCATCGATCTTCACCGAAGCCTGTGCCAACGGAAACTACGTAGAG CCATGGAATGATTTCATGAATTGCTCCGGTGAGGAGCAGGAGAGGCTGCTGTCTCTGCTAGAGCAGGAGGAGGCCAAGAAGAAAAACACCAATCGGCCCCTCAAAGACGAGAGGAATG TAAATCCTGCCTTCACTCCTCAGGACTGCTTCCAGAGAATCGATCGCAGGCTGCGAGCGACTCTCAAACGGAAACAAATCCCCATG GGAACTCTGGAAGTACTTGAGGAAAACCTTCTGAGCTTCTTCATGGCTCAACCTCGCTCAGTTTACACAACCAACCTCGCCAGCAG CTTTGAGAGGCTGCTGCTTCATGCCGTCTGCCAGTATATGGACCTCGTCTCTGCAA GCACCGACTACAACGGGTCGCGTCAGACTGAAGTGGTGAATAAACAAGAGGAGTTTCTGCCTCCTATACTTCTGCTGTCTGCCCACTTGGAGCAGATGAGCTGA
- the LOC125895658 gene encoding uncharacterized protein LOC125895658: protein MKLCVNLMPVLAAAKEPVEEEEERKEDNECTSKKKPETSCKNDPSVTKSEEQILSSFTGLNLAADTKQAQSPWLVLPPITQPKPAPECCDRQRGLHTPLPPISPTEQTRTISSNVTIRGCRGDGLVTGHVADSRPWMDNPLFSKSRSPEFRLPDVSLSSLDALLQTVTRKLGRKRRGRDEGRWTRVHSDQLLAAVSERRLTERSGTENRNLADIEAVTETSVGGCSVNSQRSLPPLSSAPKPTLIHTMTKKNLLTSSMLQ, encoded by the exons ATGAAGCTTTGTGTCAATCTGATGCCTGTTCTGGCTGCAGCCAAGGAGCcagtggaggaagaggaagagagaaaggaggacaACGAATGCACAAGTaaaaagaaacctgaaaccagCTGCAAAAATGATCCATCTGTCACTAAATCTGAGGAACAAATACTCAGTTCTTTCACAGGATTAAATCTGGCGGCTGACACCAAACAAGCACAAAGTCCTTGGCTTGTGCTACCACCTATAACTCAACCTAAACCAGCTCCTGAGTGTTGTGACCGTCAGAGGGGGCTCCACACTCCTCTACCTCCCATCAGTCCAACTGAACAAACAAGGACCATCTCTTCAAATGTTACTATAAGAGGCTGCAGAGGCGATGGGTTAGTCACAGGACATGTAGCAGACAGCAGGCCCTGGATGGACAATCCCCTGTTCTCCAAAAGT AGATCTCCTGAGTTTCGTCTCCCTGACGTCTCCTTGTCCAGTCTGGATGCTCTGCTGCAGACGGTCACACGGAAActggggaggaagaggagaggtcGCGATGAAGGACGGTGGACACGTGTCCATTCTGATCAGCTCCTCGCAGCTGTTAGTGAGCGACGTTTGACGGAGAGGAGCGGCACGGAGAACAGAAACCTGGCCGACAT TGAAGCAGTGACAGAGACATCAGTGGGTGGATGCAGTGTAAACTCACAGCGGAGCCTCCCACCACTTTCATCTGCCCCAAAACCAACGCTCATCCACACTATGACGAAGAAAAACCTCCTGACATCCAGCATGCTGCAGTAA